The Anguilla rostrata isolate EN2019 chromosome 1, ASM1855537v3, whole genome shotgun sequence nucleotide sequence ACTTAACAGTTTCAATGCATTCTTCCTCTGACCTATTAAATGGGGCAACTTTGTCCTTGCCTTTTTCATAGTTCTTACCCATTTAAACTGTTACTACCAGATGTAACACTCATGACTTTGCATGATTTCTGCCTGTTgccaaatatgtatatattcataaATTGCTGTAGACAACAGCGTCttctaaataaatgcaatgtaatctTACTTCAGCTCCTCcatttccttcttcctcttcatctcctccttttctttcctcttttggTCCTGGATCTGTGCCTTCTTCTCGTTCCTCTCCTCTCGGTCACGAGACTCTTTCTCTGCCGCTAGATCTGGAAATCTTTCATCTTTTGTTTTCTCCAACCGATTCACAATCTCATTGATTTTCTTCTCAACTGCCACAATCTTGACCTGCAAAGTAACATCtttctgtgtcattttcttttgccaCTGCAGTAAATAATAACATGAAAGCAAAGGGAAGCATTAAAAAGATTATGGCACTGTCATTCACTTTTTATAATGCATGGTCCTCACCAGACCTGGGATAAAAACATATAGCCTATAAATATCACAGTACTTGCAACAGTTCTCTCATTTAAATAACAGCAAACATAGAACATGagtattttaattgtattttactgcaaataatacaaatatttaacagtTATAATGCTATTAAgttacatttacagtttaattaTTATCGTTTACTCTAAGGTGGTTTAAAAGCATCTAATCACCTTTCAGCTCAGTCATCAGGCAGTAGTTACACTTGTTGATTTGTTTGTGACTAtaattcttgttttatttttattttttttttgaatttgagaaCTTTCAAGGACCATAAAAACTATTACCATAACCCAACCAAGCTCCTTGTGTTAGTACACTATTTTGGTAAATCCATCTGTATACGATGCTACTCTCTAGAACATGATGGAACACTGTTGATGGAATCCAATGTTGACTGCAATGTCTAAAGGAAAAAACCTCCTAGATTACACAAGACCTCTGAAAACTACATTTAAGACAAATGAAAACTTTATATGTTCTTTCATTTAGAAACGTGAAGTTAAGTTGACCTGTGGAAACCCtgccatataaatgcaattattatatatataagtaAAGTAAACTAAAACTGGCTTGAACAAACTACTCAATAAGAACATTAAGACTGGTTCACTCTATGGTTACTTTAATCTGTGGCGTTACTGCTTGCCTCTTTCTGACGATGGAAGCCAATCTGTCCTACATCCATGTCTCCAGTTTTCTTTAAGTTGCTCCAAGGGGTGTACACAACATTGATGTTGTTCATTTTGCACCCTGTCAAAAGAAAGTATTTAGTGTAATCCAACAGGCAGGATTAGCTAAATCTCTTTGGGTTCCTTTAGGAACCTTTcttacaacaaaaataaaaatagtaaatataggctacataatttGATCATAGTTTAATCTTCATTTAGATATGCTCAAATCGCAGCTGTGAATTCACAACTGAATGTACTTCAGGGATGTTCATCAGGAttcagaaaaaactgaaaacacctGTTCACTGAATCAATGCAATGATGAAGCCTTTCTCAAGAGCACCCTGACGGATCATCAATAGGACCCCCACTTTTGATATATACAGGTTTAGATGCCTATAATTATAGCTGGAAACTGCAGTATCACCATTGCTacttaaattgaataaaaaattaatttgatgcAATTCAACAAATGATCGTGCTGGTTGAATGGATTACACAAGAATACAGcattctgaaaatgaagacaCCTACAGTCTAATTCAGATCAACAGGCCTACTACAAGATATAAAACAGAAGGTGAGACTagtggttgttgtttttaaaaatcttagaatgttatgaaaaacaaaaaaggaaaaaaggcaaGAAAACTATTTGCACCAAAACAATAGTTAGCAAATTAAATGAATCTTTCATGAAGTTATAAATTCTTCAGCAGATTTATCTCATATTTAAGAGATGATTTCAAATGTTGAATGTCAATTTGGTTACACAACTCAGTTCAGCAGCTTAGTAGAtcactataaataaaatatactgcaataaATAAGTCTTCTGAAAATGTTCTAAAACCCTTGTCAGCCAGAGTCAGTTTAAAGTtgcattttaaaccaaaataaatctgTTAATCTGCAGGCAATCTTACAAAAATCATTAAATGACAAACTGAGAGTATTCTGTTAGCACAATGGGATTGTTTTTAATGGTTGTATCTGCATCTTGACCCTAGAGGACAGAATTCCAGACCACAAAAATCTGGTGAAAATACCAGGCACAAATTATCTTTACGGTTAACCATGAAAGGGTAATACAGCCTCTGGCTAAGTAATTTCAACTTTATGTTTCCGGAAAAGCCAGTGGGcttctgaaaatgaaaccaaCAGGAAATGTTTGCTTGGACAAATCAAGTGCATAGCAAGTACACAGTGAGTCAACTGCCAACCAAAAATGTTCTCATAAAGCAGGAGGCCTACAAATGGTTTCTAATAAATGCTAAAGGTTTACAACTTGATAGCCATACTCTGAAACCATGCTTGGGCATATGACAGCATAATAACGTCCGAGCACAATCCCTGACTAGTTCTAAGCAGTTTCAAAGATGAGCAGATGCAATACCTTGAATACTGTTGTTTTTGACAAGTTGCGCACAATCAATCAACACTTCTTTTGGAATGTCGTCAATTGTTAGCccctaaaatataaaaacaaaaacaaatgtcaacATACCTAAATTACCAGGAACACTAAAGGCATACAATGCATATACGCTTGAAATATACACAACATAATTggacagacattttaaataatacaactAAACAACAAATAGTGCCAGCAGAGTAAACCAGAAGATAAGCATCATTTCATATGTCGGCGAAGTCGCATAACCGCACAATTAGAAATCAGTCTTATAAAATTAGTTATCTAGAATATCCGACCATAAATTTGAAACTTAATAATGATCAAATACAATCAAACCAAAGATTTAACAGATAACCTGAAGAATATAGTTCTTGGCCAGACTATTTGACTCACAGATTCTCATGTTAATGCAACACCAAAACAGACAtgggtttaataaaataatttattaaacataCGTACAAAACACAGAGCATAAATAGACTAATCTATCCGGGGAGAACAATACTAACTATGGGAAGGTaggagggtttgtgtgtgtgggtgtgaggagaaggagggagagagaggccccgTGTGTGGCAGTACTCTATGGTTACACCACCAGTGCAACTCTTCCGAAAGGACAAATAGAAACACGCAAATTCACAGGagggtttgtgtgcgtgtgttcaaaATAATCTCAATAAAGAGTAAGCTAAACTGTTGCTACTGCCTGGGGTGTTTAGTCAGTCTTACAGGGATCCTTCAACATGCGTCGTCTCCAGTGGTCACAGTTGGGTCCTGGAGACCGTAGTCGTGGCGTGCTGAATTTGTGGATGTTTCCAGCAGGGATATGCAGTTCAAACTGGGTTCCTTTTCCGTAGCAATGGCGATATTGTTCCGTCTGGTCGGTAGTAAAAAGGTTCTTCTTGCTGTAGCTGCTCATGGTTAGCTGACGCAGCACCGGGCATACTCTTGTTTCCATGTGGGATCGATTAGGCTTAGTCACTGCAGGCGAGGTAAGTTGGCAGGACCTAGTTACTGTGTAGAGCAACTATATGTGCATTTAGATAAATCAGTGACAGCAATAATCTTAGGTGTCCTGCGAGTGTCTGAATTCTGGAGAGCTCCACTGGGTTGTGGGAACTCTGGAGATGGAGAAGCAGCACAGGGTGAGAGCTCCAGGGGAAATGTCTGCCTGCCATGGGTGACAGGCACAAACAAGTGAAGATAAGAGAATAAACAGAGAGCAGACAAGAAAAGAGAGGGCAAGCGATTGTTGGCGCTCACTTTTATTCCCTGGTGGGGGAAAGGGTATCTTCACACTGGTGCCGTGTGACGACAATTAAGAAAGCTGCGCACACTTCAGCTGTGCCTCTTGTTCTTAAGGAGTCATTACAAGGACCAGTAAGTATCATAAtttcactcaccacacacactc carries:
- the ccdc25 gene encoding coiled-coil domain-containing protein 25 isoform X2, with protein sequence MKGLTIDDIPKEVLIDCAQLVKNNSIQGCKMNNINVVYTPWSNLKKTGDMDVGQIGFHRQKEVKIVAVEKKINEIVNRLEKTKDERFPDLAAEKESRDREERNEKKAQIQDQKRKEKEEMKRKKEMEELKNYSSLMTKENMTTNEDGNDSDDFM
- the ccdc25 gene encoding coiled-coil domain-containing protein 25 isoform X1 encodes the protein MVFYFTSAVVSPPYTIYMGKDKYENEDLIKYGWPEDIWFHVDKLSSAHVYLRMPKGLTIDDIPKEVLIDCAQLVKNNSIQGCKMNNINVVYTPWSNLKKTGDMDVGQIGFHRQKEVKIVAVEKKINEIVNRLEKTKDERFPDLAAEKESRDREERNEKKAQIQDQKRKEKEEMKRKKEMEELKNYSSLMTKENMTTNEDGNDSDDFM